A genomic stretch from Pirellulales bacterium includes:
- a CDS encoding D-arabinono-1,4-lactone oxidase produces MSRWSNWSGSVKCSPREILYPVNEEEVAAIVRRAGASSQVVRVAGTGHSFTPLCASDDILLSLDRLEGVEWADTPNGLAAIHAGTKIHALGELLVSHGLALQNQGDVDVQAIAGAVSTGTHGTGPTLGSISTQVVGLRIVTATGEVLDCSPEADAEVFRAAQVSLGALGVITSVRMRLLPLYRLHEVTRREALDHCLATLDERSQANRHFEFFWYPADDCAFTKTLNPTDLPATEPLEPISNAAGGLASEERERVGNSWQIFPTVRENRFNEMEYSVPAGCGVECFLAIRDLMGRKHSNVTWPVEFRTQAADPILISAAHGRSTVAISIHQAADLPCAEFFTDAEVIFRRHEGRPHWAKMHSLTCRELADLYPAWDRFQDVRRRLDPQGRFLNAHLRRLFVEA; encoded by the coding sequence ATGTCGCGATGGTCGAATTGGTCGGGCTCGGTCAAGTGCAGCCCACGCGAGATTCTCTACCCGGTGAACGAAGAGGAAGTCGCAGCGATCGTGCGGCGCGCCGGCGCATCGTCGCAGGTCGTGCGCGTGGCGGGGACCGGGCATTCGTTTACGCCGCTGTGCGCGAGTGACGACATTCTGCTGTCCCTCGACCGGCTGGAAGGGGTCGAGTGGGCCGATACGCCGAACGGCCTCGCCGCGATTCACGCTGGCACGAAGATTCACGCCCTGGGAGAACTTCTGGTCTCACACGGTCTGGCCCTGCAAAATCAGGGAGATGTCGACGTGCAGGCGATCGCCGGCGCTGTTTCGACCGGCACCCACGGCACCGGGCCAACGCTGGGGAGCATCTCAACGCAGGTCGTCGGGCTGCGCATCGTGACGGCCACGGGCGAAGTGCTCGATTGCTCGCCCGAGGCCGACGCCGAAGTGTTTCGCGCAGCGCAGGTTTCGCTTGGCGCGCTGGGCGTGATCACGTCGGTGCGGATGCGCTTGCTCCCGTTGTACCGGCTGCACGAGGTGACGCGTCGCGAGGCGCTCGATCATTGCCTGGCCACGCTCGACGAGCGATCGCAGGCGAACCGCCATTTCGAGTTCTTCTGGTATCCGGCCGACGATTGTGCGTTCACCAAGACGCTGAACCCCACCGATCTGCCGGCAACCGAGCCGCTCGAACCGATTTCGAACGCGGCCGGCGGATTGGCGAGCGAGGAACGGGAACGCGTAGGCAATAGCTGGCAGATTTTTCCGACGGTGCGCGAAAATCGTTTCAACGAGATGGAGTACTCGGTGCCGGCCGGGTGTGGCGTGGAATGCTTCTTGGCCATCCGCGATCTGATGGGCCGCAAGCACTCGAACGTCACATGGCCGGTGGAATTCCGGACCCAGGCGGCCGATCCGATTCTCATTAGCGCGGCGCACGGGCGGTCCACCGTGGCCATTTCGATCCATCAGGCCGCCGATCTGCCGTGCGCCGAGTTCTTTACCGATGCCGAGGTGATTTTCCGGCGGCACGAGGGGCGCCCGCATTGGGCAAAAATGCACAGCCTGACCTGCCGGGAGCTGGCCGACTTGTATCCCGCGTGGGACCGATTCCAGGATGTCCGCCGGCGTCTGGATCCGCAGGGACGATTCCTGAACGCGCATTTAAGGCGGTTGTTCGTCGAAGCCTGA
- a CDS encoding crotonase/enoyl-CoA hydratase family protein yields the protein MPDFQTITLDIDPLGVARLTLNRPEARNAMSQQMIRDLRAAAEHLAAENAVRLVVLSGAGDHFCAGGDLKEMQVQVKRSRAERIADATELAKLLAELDRFSKPIIGRINGSAFGGGLGLISICDIAIGVTTARYCLTEVRLGLVPATISPYVVAKLGVPHARRVMLNATDMDGAAAVRWGLLDEVVEPSVLDAAIEREISAFLRCAPGAVADCKRLIEFVSTHATEENISYTANQLADRWESAELAEGIAAFLQKRKPSWNTD from the coding sequence ATGCCCGACTTCCAAACGATAACACTCGACATCGATCCCCTCGGTGTGGCCCGGCTGACGCTCAACCGTCCCGAGGCCCGCAATGCCATGTCGCAGCAGATGATTCGCGACTTGCGCGCCGCCGCCGAGCACCTCGCGGCGGAGAATGCCGTGCGCCTCGTCGTGCTCTCGGGCGCGGGTGATCATTTCTGTGCCGGGGGCGACCTGAAGGAAATGCAGGTCCAGGTGAAGCGAAGCCGTGCGGAGCGGATTGCCGACGCGACAGAGCTGGCAAAGCTTTTGGCCGAGTTGGATCGTTTTTCCAAACCCATCATCGGCCGCATCAACGGTTCGGCTTTTGGCGGTGGGTTGGGCTTGATCTCGATCTGCGATATCGCGATCGGCGTCACCACGGCGCGCTACTGCCTGACGGAAGTGCGCTTGGGGCTGGTGCCGGCCACAATTTCGCCCTACGTGGTGGCGAAGCTGGGCGTGCCGCACGCCCGGCGCGTCATGCTCAACGCCACCGACATGGACGGCGCCGCGGCAGTGCGGTGGGGACTTTTGGACGAAGTCGTCGAGCCATCGGTGCTCGACGCGGCCATCGAGCGCGAAATCTCGGCCTTCCTGCGCTGTGCTCCGGGCGCGGTGGCCGATTGCAAACGACTCATCGAATTCGTCAGCACGCACGCGACCGAAGAAAACATCTCCTATACGGCGAACCAATTGGCCGACCGCTGGGAAAGTGCGGAACTGGCCGAGGGAATCGCCGCGTTTTTGCAAAAACGGAAGCCGTCGTGGAATACCGATTAG
- a CDS encoding AMP-binding protein has protein sequence MTLRNLAELAEAAAERLGERTCYEIDDQHFHYVQLLERGQRLQAAFAELGLEPGARAVVLMMNHALVYPVFQGIFRCGATAVPVMPQAAAAELRYVLVDTQAQFVITDADRLATVREAAAGLPHVRQILVQGGVDNPQANPPEVNLDALLSFAPRTSLPQLGHGDGAVMLYSSGTTGRPKGVLLTHGNLLSSAEAVAEAEELSSWKWPRTTVSAMPIAHIFGVAIMHDLLMTPDYLADQTRLIQLRWFEPEPFMALIQKHRCTATAAVPTILAVLLHHPKSKDYDLTSLVEVVCGGAPLPVELAQAFMRRYPARIREVYGLTEGTGLGTANRRTEPYRPGSAGRAYCNTELKILDDNDQPLPTGERGEICMRGPIVMQGYHNRPDETAQALRGGWLHTGDIGYLDPDGFLFVVDRKKDMIIRGGENIYPAELEAVLHEHPAVAEAAVVGVPDEVYGENVVAFVVSKPGASVSDVEVVEHVCRHVARFKAPSHVHFLPALPKSNIGKILRRVLRDKAHEHMNAKTT, from the coding sequence ATGACGCTCAGGAATCTGGCGGAATTGGCGGAAGCTGCGGCCGAGCGCTTGGGCGAGCGCACCTGCTACGAGATCGACGACCAGCACTTCCATTACGTGCAGCTGCTCGAGCGCGGACAACGCCTGCAGGCCGCGTTCGCCGAATTGGGACTCGAGCCCGGCGCCCGGGCTGTCGTGCTGATGATGAATCACGCGCTTGTCTATCCCGTGTTCCAGGGGATCTTTCGTTGTGGCGCTACGGCCGTGCCCGTCATGCCGCAAGCTGCCGCCGCCGAGTTGCGTTACGTGCTGGTCGATACGCAGGCACAATTCGTGATCACTGACGCCGATCGACTGGCGACGGTACGCGAAGCCGCGGCAGGCTTGCCCCATGTGCGACAGATACTGGTGCAAGGGGGCGTCGACAATCCGCAGGCGAACCCGCCCGAGGTGAATCTCGACGCGCTTTTGAGTTTTGCCCCACGAACGTCGCTGCCGCAGCTCGGGCATGGCGACGGCGCCGTGATGCTGTACTCATCGGGAACGACTGGGCGGCCCAAAGGAGTGCTGTTGACGCATGGCAATCTGTTGTCGAGCGCCGAAGCGGTGGCCGAGGCCGAGGAATTGTCCAGTTGGAAGTGGCCGCGCACGACGGTCAGCGCCATGCCAATCGCGCATATCTTCGGCGTGGCGATCATGCACGACTTGCTAATGACGCCCGACTACCTGGCCGACCAGACGCGCTTGATTCAATTGAGATGGTTCGAGCCGGAACCGTTCATGGCGTTGATCCAAAAACATCGTTGCACGGCGACCGCTGCCGTGCCGACGATCCTGGCCGTGCTTTTGCACCATCCGAAGTCGAAGGATTATGACCTCACGTCGTTGGTCGAGGTGGTTTGTGGCGGCGCTCCGTTGCCGGTGGAGTTGGCGCAGGCCTTCATGCGCCGCTATCCGGCGCGGATCCGCGAGGTGTATGGGCTGACCGAGGGGACGGGCCTGGGGACCGCCAACCGCCGTACCGAGCCGTACCGGCCGGGCTCGGCCGGCCGCGCCTATTGCAATACGGAGCTGAAGATTTTGGATGACAATGACCAGCCGCTGCCTACTGGCGAGCGTGGCGAGATTTGCATGCGCGGCCCGATCGTCATGCAAGGGTATCACAACCGGCCCGACGAGACGGCTCAGGCGCTGCGCGGCGGCTGGCTGCACACGGGCGACATCGGCTACCTCGATCCCGATGGATTCCTGTTTGTCGTCGATCGGAAAAAGGACATGATCATCCGCGGCGGAGAAAACATTTATCCGGCCGAGCTCGAGGCGGTGCTGCACGAGCATCCGGCCGTGGCCGAAGCAGCCGTGGTGGGTGTGCCTGACGAAGTGTACGGTGAAAACGTCGTGGCCTTTGTCGTTTCCAAGCCCGGCGCTTCGGTCAGCGACGTGGAAGTCGTCGAGCACGTGTGCCGGCACGTAGCGCGGTTCAAGGCCCCGAGCCATGTCCATTTCTTGCCGGCCTTGCCCAAGAGTAATATCGGCAAGATCCTCCGGCGAGTGCTGCGCGACAAAGCGCACGAACACATGAACGCGAAGACGACGTAA
- a CDS encoding acyclic terpene utilization AtuA family protein — MPEKSEPLRIANCSGFYGDRLAAAREMLEGGPIDYLTGDYLAELTMLILFKSQQKEATKGYATTFLRQMEDVLGLAMERGVRIVTDAGGLNPAGLAGELKALADKLGIKTSIAHIEGDNLLPKLPALRQAGEELRHLDTGRPLSELKAPPLTANAYLGAWGIVEALAHGANIVICPRVTDASVVVGPAAFHFGWSRTDWDRLAGAVVAGHVLECGAQATGGNYAFFREVPGLEHPGFPLAQMFADGSSIITKHPGTGGLVSVGTVTAQLLYEIDGHRYLNPDVVTRFDTIHLAQEGPDRVRISGVRGEPAPDRVKVCINYLGGFRNSMTFVLTGLDIEGKADLARRTLIKELGGADKFDSLDFDLVRSDKPDASTNPEASANLRVTAKGQDPKRVGRAFSNAVVEMVLANYPGFYCTTPPQEATPYGVYWPALVPADVPDYKVVLPDGKTIAIPPAPTSGGEVNPPDTAEMYVPRDAVGGTTKRVPLGTIFGARSGDKGGNANVGVWARSDRAYDWLNSFLTVDEFKVLVPESTELVVRRFEFPLLKALNFVVVGLLGEGVSSSTRPDAQAKSLGEYLRSRLVDLPEVLLADAPK, encoded by the coding sequence ATGCCCGAGAAATCGGAACCGCTGCGAATTGCTAATTGCTCGGGCTTTTACGGCGATCGGCTGGCCGCCGCGCGCGAGATGCTCGAAGGAGGGCCGATCGATTATCTCACCGGCGATTATCTGGCCGAGCTGACGATGCTGATCCTCTTTAAGTCGCAGCAAAAGGAAGCGACGAAGGGATACGCCACCACGTTTCTGCGGCAGATGGAAGACGTGCTCGGCCTGGCCATGGAGCGCGGCGTAAGGATTGTTACCGACGCCGGCGGATTGAATCCGGCGGGGCTGGCCGGCGAGTTGAAAGCGCTGGCCGACAAGTTGGGTATCAAAACCTCGATCGCCCACATCGAGGGAGATAACCTGCTGCCGAAACTGCCGGCGCTGCGCCAAGCTGGCGAGGAGCTGCGTCACCTGGATACCGGCCGCCCGCTGTCGGAACTCAAGGCCCCGCCGCTCACGGCCAACGCCTACCTGGGCGCGTGGGGCATCGTCGAGGCTCTCGCGCATGGGGCGAATATCGTCATCTGCCCGCGCGTTACCGATGCCTCGGTGGTCGTCGGACCGGCGGCGTTTCATTTTGGCTGGTCGCGCACCGATTGGGATCGTCTGGCCGGAGCGGTCGTCGCGGGTCACGTGCTGGAATGCGGCGCGCAAGCAACGGGCGGCAATTATGCGTTCTTTCGCGAAGTGCCGGGGCTCGAGCACCCCGGCTTTCCGCTGGCCCAGATGTTCGCCGACGGATCGAGCATCATCACCAAGCACCCCGGCACGGGCGGCCTGGTCTCGGTCGGCACCGTCACGGCACAGTTGCTGTACGAGATCGACGGGCATCGTTACCTCAATCCCGATGTCGTTACGCGCTTCGACACGATTCACCTCGCGCAAGAAGGACCGGACCGCGTAAGAATCTCGGGCGTGCGTGGCGAGCCTGCCCCCGATCGCGTGAAGGTGTGCATCAACTATCTAGGCGGGTTCCGCAACTCGATGACTTTTGTGCTGACGGGCCTCGATATCGAAGGCAAGGCCGACCTGGCACGCCGCACGCTCATCAAGGAATTGGGGGGCGCCGACAAATTCGATTCCCTCGATTTCGACCTTGTGCGAAGCGACAAGCCCGACGCCTCGACGAACCCCGAAGCGAGTGCCAATCTGCGCGTGACGGCCAAGGGGCAAGACCCGAAGCGGGTCGGCCGCGCCTTTTCCAACGCCGTGGTCGAAATGGTGCTGGCCAATTACCCGGGCTTCTATTGCACGACGCCGCCGCAAGAAGCGACGCCGTACGGCGTCTACTGGCCGGCGCTCGTGCCCGCCGATGTGCCGGACTACAAGGTCGTGCTCCCCGACGGCAAAACGATCGCGATCCCTCCAGCCCCCACCTCGGGCGGAGAGGTGAATCCGCCGGACACGGCCGAAATGTACGTCCCGCGCGACGCGGTCGGCGGCACGACCAAGCGCGTTCCGTTGGGAACGATCTTCGGCGCGCGCTCCGGCGACAAGGGGGGCAACGCCAACGTCGGCGTCTGGGCGCGTAGCGACCGGGCGTACGACTGGTTGAATTCGTTCCTGACGGTCGACGAGTTCAAGGTGCTTGTGCCGGAATCGACCGAATTGGTCGTGCGGCGCTTCGAGTTCCCGTTGCTCAAGGCGCTGAACTTCGTCGTGGTCGGCCTGCTGGGCGAAGGGGTCTCGTCCTCGACGCGCCCCGATGCCCAGGCCAAGAGCTTGGGCGAATACCTGCGTTCGCGGCTGGTCGATCTGCCGGAAGTGCTTTTGGCCGACGCGCCAAAGTAA